From Microcebus murinus isolate Inina chromosome 13, M.murinus_Inina_mat1.0, whole genome shotgun sequence, the proteins below share one genomic window:
- the OR1C1 gene encoding olfactory receptor 1C1, producing MEKRNLTVVREFVLLGLPCSAEQQHPLSVLFLCMYLVTLLGNMLIILAIAFDSSLHSPMYFFLSNLAFVDICFTSTIVPQMVVNILTDLKTISFAGCLTQLFFFISFVNMDSLLLCVMAYDRYVAICHPLHYTAVMNPRLCVQLVAGLWVLTYLHAFLHTFLITHLSFCGSNVIHHFFCDLNPILQLSCSDVSFNVLVIFTVGGLVALTPLICILISYGLIFSAILKITSTEGKQRAFSTCGCHLSVVVLFYGTAIAVYFRPSSSHTPESDTLSAVMYSVVTPMLNPFIYSLRNKAMKRALQKVLCKGTVFQQQL from the coding sequence atggaaaaaagaaatctaacagTAGTCAGAGAATTTGTGCTTCTGGGACTACCCTGCTCAGCAGAGCAGCAGCACCCACTGTCTGTGCTCTTTCTCTGTATGTACTTAGTCACCCTGCTGGGGAACATGCTCATCATCTTGGCCATTGCCTTTGACTCTAGCCTCCATTCCcccatgtatttcttcctgagtAACTTGGCCTTTGTGGACATTTGCTTTACTTCCACGATAGTCCCCCAAATGGTGGTGAATATCTTGACTGACCTTAAGACTATTTCTTTTGCAGGCTGCCTCACGCAGctcttcttcttcatttcttttgtgaataTGGACAGTCTCCTTCTCTGTGTGATGGCATATGATAGGTACGTGGCGATTTGCCACCCTTTACATTATACCGCCGTAATGAATCCTCGCCTTTGTGTCCAGCTGGTGGCTGGGCTCTGGGTCCTCACCTACCTCCATGCCTTCCTGCATACCTTCCTAATAACACATCTGTCCTTCTGTGGATCCAATGTTATCCATCATTTCTTCTGTGATCTCAACCCTATCCTGCAGCTCTCTTGCTCTGATGTCTCCTTCAATGTGTTGGTCATTTTTACCGTAGGAGGTCTAGTGGCTCTCACACCCTTGATATGCATCCTTATATCTTATGGACTTATCTTCTCTGCCATTCTTAAGATCACCTCTACTGAGGGCAAACAGAGAGCCTTCTCCACCTGTGGCTGCCACCTGTCAGTGGTGGTATTGTTTTATGGCACAGCCATTGCTGTCTACTTCAGGCCCTCCTCCTCCCATACTCCTGAGAGTGACACGCTGTCAGCTGTCATGTATTCAGTGGTGACTCCCATGCTGAATCCTTTCATCTACAGTCTGAGAAACAAGGCTATGAAGAGAGCACTTCAGAAAGTGCTTTGCAAGGGCACAGTCTTTCAGCAGCAATTGTGA